The Verrucomicrobium spinosum DSM 4136 = JCM 18804 DNA segment CGGGACTGGAGGAATTCGCGCTGGTCGGTCCGCTGCACCCACTGCACGCTGCCTTCCAGGATGGCCAGGCGGTCGCGCAGGTAGGCCTGGCTTGATGCGGCGGCACCGGGTTCCAGACGACCTTCCAGCCAGGTCAGGCTGCGGGCCAGGGCTTCGGCATCCGGGTGCCCGCTGGCAGAGGCTCGCGGATGATCGGTGGCATCGGAGGTGTCGTCACCCCGGCTGGTAGATTCCTGAACCAGGGAGCGCAGCACTTCCATCTGCTCATCCCGATCCCAGAGGTAGCGCAGCACCCAGAGGTCAGAGTGGCGGGCCTCCATGCGGCCACAGAGGAGGGCGCTGGCGGCCACCAGACGCTGCACTTTCACGGCGCGTCGGTCTGAGAAAGCGATGCCTGCGTGGCGGATGCGGTGGACGAGGTCCACATAGTCCTTCAGCACCGGCTTCAGGGAGACCCGGGATGTGGCCTGCTGAATGAGGCGGATGTGCTCCGGCCCCAGGGAGGACATCTCCGGCGGGGTGGACTCCAGCCGCCAGCCGGCGTCCAGCACTTCCATGAGACGGTCCTCCGGTGCAGCATCGCAGCGCACCCGCAGGAGGAAGCGGTCGAAGAGCGCTCGCAGGGCGTCCTCCTCCGGCAGGTGGTTGCTGGCACCCACGAACATGAGGGCCTGCACCTTCAGGCGCTCGCGACCGCGATGCAGCACGCGCTCGTTCAGGACGGTGAGCAGACTGTTGAGGATGGCGCTGTTGGCATTGAGAAGCTCATCCATGAACACGAGGGACGCCTCGCTGAGCATGCCCTCCGTGTTGGTCACCAGATCCCCCTCGCGCAGACGCCGGATGTCGAAGGGGCCAAAGAGTTCGTTGGGCTCCGTGAAACGCGTGAGCAGGTAGGAGAAGGTATCCCCCCGCAGCCTTTGTCCCAGAGCGTGCACAAGCGCGCTCTTGGCCGTGCCGGGCGGACCCAGGATGAAGAGATTCTCCCCCGCAGCGAGACAGACGCCCAGCAGGTCCACGACCTCATCCTTGGCGACAAACGACTGGCGGAGACCTTGCAATACCTCTGTCTGGAGGCGGGCGGCGATGTGCGACGCGTCTGAAAAATCAGGCGATGTCATGAAGATAATTTCGTTTTTTCTAATTCAAAGCGGAACGTCCATCAGTGGCAAGCGCAGATGCTGGGCCACCTTGGGACTGAGATCAGGATAAGCCCCCACGACCTCCTCTGCGGCCTGTCGGACGGCGGGCTCCTCCAGGCGCGCCAGATCGGCAGTGCGGAGGATGCGGTCGGTGTAGAGCGCGAGGAGGCAGGGGTGATTCACGATGGGTTTCACCCCGTTCCAGGACGCCAGCATCATGCCCACGGAGCTGAGCGGCCAGGCGGCTCCCAGCTTCTTGATCCGGCCCACCAGGGGATCATCGGGTGCCATGCGGCTCGCGAACTTGGCGACATCCGGCAGGTGCTGGAAGAGGAGGTCCACCGAGTAGTCCACCGGGGCGCTGCGCGGTACGGGGCAGGGCTCGGACAGGATGACCTCCATGCCGACCGCATCGACGTCGCGCGCGGCGAGCAGGTGAATCGCCTGGTAGAGCAGCCCTGCGGCCCAAGAGGCGGCAGGAAGGTCCAATGGGGGGGCTTCGTGCGCCAGGTGG contains these protein-coding regions:
- a CDS encoding AAA family ATPase; amino-acid sequence: MTSPDFSDASHIAARLQTEVLQGLRQSFVAKDEVVDLLGVCLAAGENLFILGPPGTAKSALVHALGQRLRGDTFSYLLTRFTEPNELFGPFDIRRLREGDLVTNTEGMLSEASLVFMDELLNANSAILNSLLTVLNERVLHRGRERLKVQALMFVGASNHLPEEDALRALFDRFLLRVRCDAAPEDRLMEVLDAGWRLESTPPEMSSLGPEHIRLIQQATSRVSLKPVLKDYVDLVHRIRHAGIAFSDRRAVKVQRLVAASALLCGRMEARHSDLWVLRYLWDRDEQMEVLRSLVQESTSRGDDTSDATDHPRASASGHPDAEALARSLTWLEGRLEPGAAASSQAYLRDRLAILEGSVQWVQRTDQREFLQSRIHQLWGALKEKEPEALAGV